The genomic window accatgcttggctaattttatatttttagtagagacggtgtttctccatgttggtcaggctggtctccaactcccgacctcaggtgatccgcccgcctcggcctcccaaagtgctgggattacaggcataagccaccacgcccagccattcaAGGTCACAAAGTTATTAAGAAGCTGTGCAGCCAAGGATTCTGACCAGATTAGTTTGACTCAGAGACTAAAGTGTTAACCATTATGCTTTACTCCCTCCAGTGTCCACTCTAGCCTCCTCTGAGGCTGCAGGGTGAAAGAGGGGGCTCTATAGCACACTCAGGTTCTTTGAGTTGCTGGACTATCCCTTaagactcttttctttttaaatatcagcAAGGctgggatggtggctcatgcctgtaatcccagcactttgggaggctgaggtgggcagatcacctgaggtcgggagatcgagaccagcctgaccaacatggagaaaccccgtctctactcaaaatacaaaattagctgggcatggtggcacatgcctgtaatcccagctactcaggaggctgggacaggagaatcgcttgaacctgggaggcggaggttgcaatgagccgagatcgcaccattgcactccaacctgggcaacaagagcaaaactgtctcaaaaaaataataataataaaataaatatcagcaAAACTAGAACTAGGAgagctttgctttttattttaaatctaaatcAACTGAAAAATCAAATCTGCTTTTCACACCTTGGCTCTTCATGCTCAAGTAGCTGTCTGCTGTGGGGACTGTTCGCCCTCCCCATGTCTGTTTCCTCCGTCACTGCTGCTGCACTGTAACAGCTAGGCCATCAGCAATATCAGGAGGTAGAGAGGCAGAAGGAGATTGTCTATCTGTGTAGTGTATGCTTCCAGGAGGGACACAGTGCTGATGGACCCCAAAATCCAGGTGTAACTGTAGTTTAGGTCCACTCCACTGTCAAAGATTAAGATCAGAGCTACGGAAATGATCTGCGCAAATATAGATGTCATGGTCCCCTCAAAAGTCTTTTTGGTTCCAGGCCAGCGGATCTCCCCCATGGTGCTACCGAAGATGGAGGCCACGGTATCACCCACACCCACAGCCAGGACACCGGCATAGGGGACGAGGGCCCTGGCTCCCCCCAGGCTACCCTTCTGTGTGCAGGGTCTGGGGATCAGCCAGATGGGAAGAGACATGCCCAGGAGCAGGTAGATGTGTGTCAGAATGAGTGGTCCACTGTCTCGTTCATCCAGAAAAAGGGACAGGAAACTCCGTAGAGTGTGACCCAAGGGCTTGATGCGGAAGTAGCGCACATACTCCAGGAAGATGAAGACTGCCAGACATACAGTGGCGGCTACATAGAGCAGTGGCCGGTCAAAGATGATACCTGGGATGTAGGTGGCTACCACAATGAGGTGGAAATACTTTCGGGCGATGGTGGGGGCCTGGTGCTTCTTGGACTCGGAAGATGACCGCTTGGCATTCTGGTACAGCACCACCAGGCAGGCCAAGGTGGCCAGCAGAGACCAATAGGCTAGGAGGTAGATGCGGGTGTCTGTCTGGAAGAGGAACTGAAGAAGCCAGAGCAGGGGATTCCTGCGGATGAGCCGGTGCAGCCAGGGTAGGACCACACCAAGGCTCAGCACACAGGTCATGAGGTGGAAGAAGATGGAGGAGGCCCAGGTGCCTGAGTCCATGAAGACAAACAGAGTGCTGAAGAAGATGCCCATGAGTACCATGCCTACTACCACCACCAGCAGGAAGAAGTCCACTGGGTCCCCCTGACTTTCCACCAGTGTCAGAGAGCGCTTGATGAGCTGGTTGAGGACAAAGCTAATGCCACCCAATACCAGTAGTGCCTCACCAGGGGTGAAGCAGCGGGGCAGCAGGTACAGCAGAATCATGTTGAGATAAACGAAGATCAGAAGAACTTCCAGGACTTCGATCACCTCCCCCACGCTCAGCGAGTGCTTCATGATATAAATGATAACACCTCCAGCCAAGCCCAAGATGACACAAGTGTTGGTTGGCACTGGGCGAGTGATGCCGAGCGCCAACACtgatgagaagagggccactgccATGCCAGTGGCTGCCACCACAATGCCAAAACGCTCAAAGAACGGGTTCCCAGCAGTCTGGCACCGCTCCTTCATGACTAGTCCAAGCAAAGGCATGACCATGGAGGCGGGCAGTAGGCCACTGTTTGCAGACATTCGGAACTGGAAGACGGCGCTTCCCTGCTGTAGCAGCCGGTCCCACTTGTATTGGACGTAGAAGGCCTGCACTGCGAGGGCCACGGCGCACCACGAGTATCGGTCCCATACGGTTGCGTGGATGCTCAGCACCACTGCAAACACTACTGCCGCCTCTGCCAGCACCGATCCACTCAGCAGAGCCCCAGGCCCCGGGGCCGGAGATAGGCACTCTCGGGTCATATCTCTAGACCTGGGGCTTCACGGAGGCCGGGGGACTACGGACGCCCTAGACTTCGGGCCCCTCAGCCCCGTCAAGCAgagggaggcactttcacccggcCAGCAACCTTCTCCCTCCGTTCTCCAGCAGCGAGGAGGGAACTCCACCGCAGGTCACTTCTGCGGCCTGGGAGCTGGCGCCCGGCCACCCCCACAGCCTCCAACCTACGGCGTAGACGTCGCCACTCTGCAGCCTTCCTCACAGTTACAGCCGCCCCCGCTGCCGGCTCCTCACCTCTTTGGGCCTCGCCATCTTGGCACCGCCCCGCGGCAACGTCACGTGACGAAATCCCCGCCCACACTCCGGATCCGGGGGCGAGCGGTCACGTGGGTATGTCGTCTGGGGGCGGGGTTAGGGCGCGCGCGCGCGCGAAGATGGCGGCGGCCGCCGGCGGGCCGTGTGTGAGGTGCGGAGCGGGTAGAGTGGACCGGGGTGGCTGTGAAGCGCGGGGTCAAAGCCGAGCGGAAGCGGGGCGGGAATTGGAGGCGGGATGTGGCGACGGTGGCAGGGCCAACCCCGGCTGGGTGGACGGGCACCGAGACGGGAGGCGGTTACGTCCAAACGGTCCCCGCGCGCGGGGATCTGAAGAGTCTTCTTCAGGAGGGGGGCCGGCTCTTCACCCCTTCCCTCCGCGCTCGGCCTCCCATCTCCTCACCCAGGGCCCTTTGCCTTCCTCTTCTCTCACCTCCGGCGCGTCTCTTGGCGCCTTACCCGCCCTTCCTTCTCCGGCCGTGACGCTCCCTCGAGCCACGGGGAGCTTTGCGGTCGCCTGGGGTACCCCCCACCCACGTCCCTGCTGCAGGCTCCCAGTGTCCTGCCCCGGCGTCGAGTGCGCCCTGCTGGCTCCCCAACCTCTCCCGCGATCTGTTCTTGTTAGGATTTTGTTTCGCGTTGAGCGGAGCCACGCTTGCGGCTTCTGCCTTCTCCGCGCCTGGAATCGTTCTTTTCTTGCACTGAATCAGTCAGCCAGCATGTCCAAATCCTCCAAGAGATTTCAGGGATTGAACTAGGCTTTAGGGACAAGAAGATGAAATATTATATACGAAAGCTACAATTCTGACAAAGTGCTTTCTAGCGTCAGACCCTGGTGGAGCGCTTCCCATGAGTTATCTCATTCAATTCTCGCAACTCCGAGAGGCGCCTTCTATTTCACAGATGACTCAGAAGTCCAGCGCAGAGCTAGCCAAGTGTTAAAGAGAGGATTCAGGCTGAAGTCTGCGTGCCTCCAGTGCTATAACCAGACCACCACGCCTCCCTCTGTCTTCCACATTGCAGCTCGAAGGTGTTCGTTCTTCCCACCACCCTCTCTCCTTAAAATTAAACATCCCCGTCTCTTATCCTTCCCTGTGCCAGCAgtgttttccccatttttttttttgagacggagtctcgctctgtcgcccaggctggaatgcaatggcacgatcttggttcactgcaacctccgcctcccgggttcaagcgattctcctgtctcagcctcccaagtagctgggactacaggcgcctgccaccacgcccagctaatttttgtagttttagtagagacgggatttcaccatgttggtcaggatggtcacAGTCTctcaacctcgtgatccaccctccttggcctcccaaagtgctgggattacaggtgttagccgcTGCGCCCAACCGTTTTCCCCACTTTTTTGTTACGTTGTTCATCGCTgtattctccctctctctctctcttttttttttttttttgagacagagtttctctctgttgcccaggctggagtgcagtggcgcgatctcggttcactgcaagctccgcctcccgggttcacgccatcctcctgcctcagcctcctgagtagctgggactacaggcgcacgccgccacgcctggctaattttttttagatgcTTTCTGGAGATGTGGGTCtagctatggtgcccaggctggtttcgaacacctgagctcaagtgatcctgctggcttcccaaagtgctgatattataggtgtaagccactgcgcccggccaccacTGTATTCTCAGCACCCAGAAGAGCATGTATGATAGGCTGTCAGTAAATACTTATTACACATATTGCCCATGCTCTCTGATATGACTTCCTTCACCTCTCAGCTGGAATTGAGATGTCTTTGCAATTTCCACCGGACAAGGAATGAACCTTGTGAGGAACAGTTTGCTTTTTCCTCCCCTGCCGTTTTGTGCCAGCAGTGTTGGGGCAGTGTTGTCACTActgttccttccttttttttttttcgctcctgttgcccaggctggagtgcagtggcgcgatctcggctcactgcaatctctgcctcccgggttcaagtgattctcctgcctcagcctccccattagataagactacaggtgcacaccaccatacccggctaatttttgtgttttaagtggagacagggtttcaccattttggccaggctggtctggaactcctgacctcaagtggtctgccctcttcggcctcttgaagtgctgaagtgctggattacaggcatgaaccaccatgcccggcctgaataCTGTCTTGTTATCAGAAAAATGATTAGTGATTCCAGTGTGCCATGTGGGAGTTGGTGGCTATTCATTGAGCAGAATTGAAGTTGCTTTTAAAGCATTAACCAATAGGAAAGAGATATGTAACTTTTAGGTGTGTTTAAACTTCTTTTGATGAGAAAATCCTGAAAGACtagttatttatttgagacagaatcttgctgttgtcgcccagactggagtgcactggcccgATTTTcactcactgcaatttctgcctcctggattcagaggattctcctgcctgagtctcctgagtacctgggattacaggcgcccaccaccacacccagctaatttcttgtatttttagtagagacagggtttcaccatgttggccaggctggtctccaactcctgacctcaaggtgatccgctggcctcggcctcccaaagtgctgggattacaggctgacaATTTTAAAACAGAGCTAGAGCTTTGTgttagttttttgtgttttttttttgttttttttttttttggagaaggggtcttgttctgttacacaggctggagtgcagtggcaggatcttggctcattgcaacctctgcttccctgactcaattgattctcccacctcagtctccaaagtagctaggactacaggcacactctaccatgcctggctgatttttgtattttttgtagagacaaggtctcactgtgttgcccaggctaatcttgcactcctgggctcaggtgatcctccttgATCACTCGTGATtatgactcactacagcctcaccCTCTGGGGCTCAGTGGAGCCTCCTACGTCATCAgcgcccccaggagctgggaacaCAAGTGCagaccaccacactggctaatttttttttttttttttttttttttgagatagagtcttgctctgtcgcccaggctggagtgcagtggtgtgatctcagctcactgcaacctccgcctcctgggtgcaagtgattattgtgcctcagcctcccgagtagctaggactacaggcgtgtgccaccatgcctggctaatttttgtacttttagtagagatgggggtttcaccatgttgtccatgctggtctcgaactcctgacttcaagtgatctgcctgcctcagcctcccaaagtgctgggattacaggtgtgagctgttgTGTCTGGCCCATgttagctaattttgtatttttttgtagagacggattcgccatgttgcctaggctggtctcaaattccagggctcaagtactcctcctgccttggccttccaaggtgctgggattacaggtgtgagccaccatgcccagcctgtttttcagttttacaaaaCTTGTAGTTAAcatagctttcatttttttttttctttttttttttttgagaaggagtctcgctctgtctccgggctggaatgcagtgaagtgatctcggctcactgcaacctttgcctaccaggttcaagcgattatcctgcctcagcctcccgagtagctgggactacaagcacgcaccaccatgcacagctaatttttgtatttttagtagagacaaggtttcaccttgttggccaggatggtctcgatctcttgacctcgtgatccgcccacctcggcctcccaaaatgttgggattacaggcgtgagccaccacgtccagccataGCTTGCATCCTTTTTGCAAAATGTTAAGGATATTTTAGGACCTTTTCATCCCTTCTCTCTGCAAATAGGCTTTCTAAGCAGTGTTGATTATTACAGATTACTATTCTAGGTGTTGGTTTAGGATCTGACAAAATACAATCTCTGTCCctttaataacttttttaaaaataactatttactgagggaatttccttttttgtttgtttaagacagaGATAcgtcatcacccaggctggagtgcagtggtgtgatcttggcttactgcaacctccacctcctgggttcaagcgatttttgtgtctcagcctcccaagtagctgggagtacaggaacccgccaccatgcccgactaatttttatatttttagtagagacgaggtttttgtttagtagagatggggccatgttggccacactggtctcaaactcctgacctcaagtgatccacccaccttagcctcccaaagtgctgggattacaggcattagctacCGCGCCTGACCAGGTTAAAATCTCATGTTTTagtttcctaatttttattttgaacattaaccttctgaaaaaaaaaattttttttttttaaggcggagtcttgctctgtcgcctaggctggagtgcagtggcacgatcttggctcactgcaagctctgtctcctgggttcatgccattctcctgcctcagcctcccaggtagctgggggtacaggcacccgccacaacgcccggctaattttttttttcagtagagacggggtttcactgtgttagccaggatggtctcgatctcctgacctcgtgatccgcccaccttgacctcccaaagtgctgggattataggcatgagccaccgctcccggccctaACAATATTATTATATAACAAGATTACTTTCCAAAAATTTAACAAATCATTTTGTATATTGAGATTTTTTGCTTTCAGAGAGTAGACAAAATGGCTATGAGGCAGTGTACAAGTTTGTATGATCAAAAAGAGCAAAATTACCTCTGTTCTCTCATTTTGCAGGAGCAGTAGAGAACTGTGGACTATTCTGCTTGGAAGGTCAGCTCTGAGAGAGCTGGTAAGTGGTGGTGTTCTTGAGTGAGTTCTCTGGGTTCTTTGTGTAGCTTTTGttacaaaaaaacacttttttttaatgtaggaagtaaacacatttatttatttatttagagacagagtttcgctcttgtttcccaggctggagtgcaatggcatgatcttggctcaccgcaacctccgcctcccaggttcaagcgattctactgcctcagcttcccgagtagctgggattacaggcatgcaccaccacgcccgactaattttgtatttttagtagagatggggtttctccattttggtcaggctggtctcgaactcccgaccttaggtgatctgccctccttggcctcccaaattgctgggattataggtgtgagccaccacgcctggcctatttatttattttgagatggagtttcactcttgttacccaggctggagtgtaatagcatgatctcagctcactgcaacctctgcctcccgagttcaagcaattttcctgccacagcctcccgagtagctgagattacaggtgcatgccaccacacctggctaatttttgtatttttagtggagacagggtttcaccatgttggccaggctggtgttgaactcctgacctcaggtgatccacttgccttggcatctcaaagtcctgggataacaggcgtgagccactgcacccggccacttttttttttttttttttttttgaggggagagtcttgctcccaggctggagtgtaagtagctcgatcttggctcacttcaacctctgccacctgggttcaagtgattctcctgcctcagcctccccagtagctgggattagaggtgcccaccaccacgccctgctgatttttatatttttagtagagacagggttttgccatgttggccaggttggtctcgaactcctgacctcaggtgatctgcccacctcagcctcccaaagttctgggattgcaggcatgagccgctgtttCTGGTGTAAACACTTTTTTTAATTCCTAAAACTTTATAAACGtggtcagatgcagtggctcttgcctgtaatcccagcactttggaaggccaaggcagaaggatcaattGAGTGCACAAGCTCAaggccagccctggcaacatagcaagaccctgtctctacaaaaaatttttttttaaattagccaggcatggtggtgcatgtctgtagtcccagctacttaggagtccgaggtgggaggattgcttgatcctgggaggttgaggctgcagtgaactcaagcctgggagacacaTCGAGACCCCagctcaaaaaagcaaaaagctttATAAACGTTATGCATTCCCTACTTCTTTGCTGAAATGAGACTACCTAGCCTAGCCACTGAAGTCTTTTAAATCTACCTTTGTATTTCATTGATTCCTTTTATGAAAAGATACCTGTGTTCATTGATTGGCTGCTGAGAGTAGGGGTACAAATATCATTCTGCTACCTCAACCTAAGAAagattcttggccaggcacggtggctcatgcctgtaatcccagcactttgggaggccgaggcgggcggatcacctgaggtcaggagttcgtgaccagcctcaacatggagaaaccctgtctctactaaaaatacaaaattagccgggtgtggtggtgcatgcctgtaatcccagctactcgggaggctgaggcaggagattcgcttgaacccggaagtggaggttgcagtgagttgagatcacgcagctgtactccagcctgggtgacaaagcgagactccatctcaaaaaaaaaaaaaaagtcaggcctggtggcatatgcttgtattagtagttccagctactcaggaggctgtggtggaaaGATCGCTTAATCTCAGgatatcaaggctgcagtgagccatgattgcatcactgcactccagcctgggtgacagaataagaccctgtctcaaaaaacaacaaagcaaacTTCACCACAacctcatttatatttttaaataattacagtCAGCTTAAGTATATCAAACATTAGAGGAATGGTAAATGAATTATGATCTACCAACTTGATACAAGTATTATGCAGCAACTTGAAAGTATGTTTATCAAGACTTTCATAATAAGGTTAAGTCAGTATGTTATAATGTTAAGCAAAGAAAAGGTTACAGAATTCTGTATTCAAAATGATTTCAACTGTGGggaaaaatgcatattaaaaacattcaaaggaatgtgtaatactTAGTGTGATTCtggaatctgatttttttttttttttttttttgagacggagtttcattcttgttgtcctggctggagtgcattggtgcaatctcggctcaccacaacctctgcctcccaggttcaagtgattctcctgcctcagcctcccgagtagctgggattacaggcatacaccaccacgcccagctaattgtattttttagtagagacagggtttctccatgttggtcaggctggtctccaactcccaaccctaggggatccgcccactttggcttcccaaagtgctgggattacaggcgtgagccaccgtgcctggccgagtcTGATTATTAATAAAACTgcatttgggccgggcgcagtggcttacacctgtaatccctgcactttgctgacatgggcagattacgaggtcaggagttcaagaccagcttggccaatatggtgaaaccccatctctactaaaaatacaaaaaaactgactggcgtggtggcgtgcacctgtagtcccatctactcaggaggctgaggtaggagaattgcttgatcccaggaggcggaggttgcagtgagccaagattgtgccactgcactccagcctgggcgatagagtgagactccgtctcaaaaaaaaaaaaaaaaaaaacaccacaaaaaACTGCATTTGCGGTTGGGTgccttggctcacgcctgtaatcccagcactttgggaggccaaggcggccagatcacctgaggtggggagttcgagatcagcctggccaacatggtgaaacctcatctctactaaaaatacagtaattagctgggtgtggtggctggcacctgtaattccagctactcaggaggctgaggctcgagaatcacttgaacctgggaggcggaggttgcagtcagccaagtttgtgccactgcactccagcctgggtgacagagtgagactctatctcaaaaaaaaaaaaaaaaaaaaaaaaaactgcatttgTATAATTGCCTTGTTCTTTTCCAGAGTCAGATTGAGGCAGAACTGAATAAACATTGGCGGCGATTGTTAGAGGGACTTTCTTACTACAAACCTCCCAGGTATGGCAATTCCAGGTGTCTGGTTAAAGTAATTCCCCTAAGGAAGCTGACATGGATAAAACCATCCTCCTATATGCTTTGATGATATTGTAGGGTTATACATACCAGAGATAATACAATTTAGTTTACCAGTGGAAAACAGTACGGTACATTTGTTTTTTCGTTgactgaaagaaaaggaaattccttCTAGAAATACAGTATTGTAGAATATAATTATGATCTATGTGTGGGGATGAGAATTTATTAAACATTGAAcgaattttctaatatttattcagAGTCCACAGTGTCTGTGTGAGCACTAATTGGTGGGAGATAGCAGTGAAGGATGATACTAACAACTGACACTTGTGTAGTGTTAACTATGTAACAATTATTACTCTAAGCACCTGACTTATCAAAAGttatttaatccccacaacaccCCTTTGAGATAGTTACTACTTTTATTCTTTGGGTGAATATATAGATCTTTTTATTGGGTAGTGGAAAAcatagtaataaaatataaagtagttACAAATAAAGAGAATGCAACTTGTAGGGCTGGGCTTATTTGATCTTGATTCCTAGTCCAGATCTCATTCTATTATGCATTATAGTCTAAGTCACCCTCATTTCCCTTCTACTTTTGTACTTCTTTTGAATGTATTACATCTTTACCTTCCATTTTCATTCTCTTAGGTTAACGATGAAATTTTCCTTGTTATTCATCTGTCTGTTAATTCTTCCCCCGTAATTACCTTGAAGTAAATCCCAGATTCCTTGTTATTTTATCTGCAAATACTTGACTATGTATCTAAAATacatgaactttttaaaaagataatcacTATATTATCACATTTAGGTACTCTTatcattgtttccattttaccaatggggaaactgaggcacaaagagattaagtaacttctcatggtcacacagctagtaggtgATAGAACCAGGATTTGACCCTGGTGGTCTCATTCCAgtgtctgttcttttttttttttttttttgagatggagttttgctcttatcgcccaggctggagtgcagtgtcacatctcggctcactgcaacctccacctcccgggttcaagtgattcgcttgcctcagcctcccaagtggctgggattacaggtgcccaccaccacgcccagctaatttttt from Pongo abelii isolate AG06213 chromosome 13, NHGRI_mPonAbe1-v2.0_pri, whole genome shotgun sequence includes these protein-coding regions:
- the DOLK gene encoding dolichol kinase translates to MTRECLSPAPGPGALLSGSVLAEAAVVFAVVLSIHATVWDRYSWCAVALAVQAFYVQYKWDRLLQQGSAVFQFRMSANSGLLPASMVMPLLGLVMKERCQTAGNPFFERFGIVVAATGMAVALFSSVLALGITRPVPTNTCVILGLAGGVIIYIMKHSLSVGEVIEVLEVLLIFVYLNMILLYLLPRCFTPGEALLVLGGISFVLNQLIKRSLTLVESQGDPVDFFLLVVVVGMVLMGIFFSTLFVFMDSGTWASSIFFHLMTCVLSLGVVLPWLHRLIRRNPLLWLLQFLFQTDTRIYLLAYWSLLATLACLVVLYQNAKRSSSESKKHQAPTIARKYFHLIVVATYIPGIIFDRPLLYVAATVCLAVFIFLEYVRYFRIKPLGHTLRSFLSLFLDERDSGPLILTHIYLLLGMSLPIWLIPRPCTQKGSLGGARALVPYAGVLAVGVGDTVASIFGSTMGEIRWPGTKKTFEGTMTSIFAQIISVALILIFDSGVDLNYSYTWILGSISTVSLLEAYTTQIDNLLLPLYLLILLMA